A part of Limihaloglobus sulfuriphilus genomic DNA contains:
- a CDS encoding SDR family oxidoreductase, with protein sequence MEIKGKKALITGATGKLGSKIAAALAGRGAECTCHYNSSHESARRLVGQITDAGGKARALCCDFADSEAILQLLEPVPQILINSASLFLPDSGLDTNGAAMMMRVNAQIPQQLSLEFAKAVNSSYSGENPLGKIVNLTDIAVHLNWPSYRIYSDTKRILLRDTVENAAAFAPAVTVNAVSPGLIDIPDNAGPAALSELTGKIPMLRPGRHEEIVSAVIFLLENDYITGRELIIDGGRTSLKED encoded by the coding sequence ATGGAAATCAAAGGCAAGAAAGCCCTTATAACGGGAGCCACCGGAAAGCTCGGCTCGAAAATCGCCGCGGCACTGGCCGGCAGGGGCGCGGAGTGCACCTGCCACTATAACAGCTCCCATGAGTCGGCGCGGCGGCTGGTCGGGCAGATAACTGATGCCGGCGGAAAAGCCAGAGCTCTTTGCTGTGATTTTGCTGACTCAGAGGCAATTTTGCAGCTTCTGGAGCCTGTCCCGCAGATTTTGATTAACTCAGCATCCCTTTTTCTGCCTGACAGCGGTCTTGACACGAACGGGGCCGCGATGATGATGCGGGTAAACGCGCAAATTCCTCAGCAGCTTTCACTTGAATTCGCAAAAGCCGTTAATTCTTCTTACAGCGGGGAAAATCCGCTGGGTAAGATTGTCAATCTCACTGATATCGCTGTCCATCTGAACTGGCCGTCTTACCGGATTTATTCTGATACAAAACGGATTCTTCTGCGGGATACCGTGGAGAATGCAGCAGCCTTCGCCCCGGCTGTAACGGTAAATGCCGTCTCACCAGGACTTATAGATATACCCGATAATGCCGGCCCTGCGGCACTTAGCGAGCTAACCGGCAAAATTCCCATGCTTCGCCCGGGCAGACACGAGGAAATCGTCTCGGCGGTAATCTTTCTGCTCGAAAACGACTACATAACCGGCCGGGAGCTGATTATTGACGGCGGGAGAACATCGCTTAAGGAAGATTAG